The following proteins are encoded in a genomic region of Neurospora crassa OR74A linkage group VI, whole genome shotgun sequence:
- a CDS encoding phosphoglycerate mutase — protein sequence MRRTLETALLSFGNYAKEHNIPIIANAGWQENSDKPCDTGSSIEELSKDFPQVDFTRVDQVWPNKSRDSEEAKKYWYTKESIMQRGEDVLKEIEAKVWPEMEDGKAVVAVSHSGFLRAGVTGWWFNNGDYRIFEFEEREVKEGRPTLKQITGVKGGMGESFETPAGLGGDLPEAAVGGLSVGLP from the coding sequence ATGCGCCGCACCCTCGAAACggcccttctttccttcggCAACTACGCCAAGGAGCACAACATCCCCATCATCGCCAACGCTGGCTGGCAAGAGAACAGCGACAAGCCCTGCGACACTGGTTCATCCATCGAGGAGCTCTCCAAGGACTTTCCACAGGTAGACTTTACAAGAGTCGACCAAGTCTGGCCGAACAAGAGCCGTGATTCGGAAGAGGCCAAAAAGTACTGGTACACCAAGGAGTCAATCATGCAAAGAGGAGAGGACGTGTTGAAGGAGATCGAGGCCAAGGTGTGGCCCGAGATGGAGGACGGCAAAGCGGTTGTCGCTGTCAGTCATTCGGGGTTCCTCAGGGCGGGAGTGACGGGGTGGTGGTTCAACAATGGCGATTACCGCATCTTTGAGtttgaggagagggaggtcaaggagggcAGGCCGACGTTGAAGCAGATCACGGGCGTGAAAGGCGGTATGGGGGAGAGTTTCGAGACACCGGCAGGTCTTGGCGGGGATTTGCCCGAGGCTGCGGTTGGAGGGTTGAGTGTTGGGTTGCCGTAA